In the genome of Acidovorax sp. 69, the window GACTTCACCGGCACGCTCATCGAGCGCCGCGAGTTCGACAACAACCTGGTGTGGCGCGTGGCGGTGCCCGAGGCCTTTCGCCGCTATGTCTTCGCCAAGGGTTACATCGCCATCCACGGCGCCAGCCTGACAGTGGCCGAGGTGAACCGGCAAGAGGGCTGGTTCGAGATCTGGATGATCCCCGAAACGCGCCGCGCCACCGTGTTTGAGAACAAGCAGGTGGGCGACCGCCTGAACATCGAGATCGAGCGCAGCACCCAGGTGGTGGTGGACACCGTGCGTGAGGCCGTGCAGGAGAGCCTGGGCCGCTTGCAGCCCGTGCTGGAGGCGCTGCTGAAAGAAAAGGGCCTGTCGCTCGACGACTTTGTGCAGGCGCCCGTGTTGCCGCACTGACCCGATTGCTCCCATGTCCGTGGTGGTGCGCCCGTTGGCGTTGAGCGACCTCGCCGATTTGCTGGCCGTGCAACGCACCTGTTATGGCGACGGTTTTGTGGAGGGTGGCGAGGTGTTTGCCCGCCGCCTGGCCAGCCCCGCCAACTGCTCGCTGGTGCTGGAGCGCGATGGTCAGATGTGTGCGTACCTGGCCGCGTACCGCACCGCGTGGGGCAAGATCACCCCGCTGCATGGCGACTTTGAGGCGGTGGCGCGGCCCGACACCCTGTACCTGCACGACATGGCCGTGTTGCCCGCCTGCGCGGGGCAAGGCCTGGCGCGCGCGCTGCTGCAGCCGCTGTGGGCCCAGGCCGTAGAACAAGGAATGCGGCACTCCGCGCTGGTGTCGGTGCAGGGCTCACAGACCTACTGGGAGCGCCAGGGTTACGCGCCGCAACCGCTGGACGATGCAACCCAACGTGCGGGGCTTGGCGGCTATGGCGAAGGCGCGGTGTACATGGTGCGCAGCCTGTAGGTGCCGCGTCATCGTCCCTCGTCATAATGCGCGCCATGCCCCACCGCTGGAAACCCAACGTCACCGTGGCCGCCCTCATCGAGCGCGATGGCCGCTTTCTGCTAGTCGAGGAAGAGACCACCGACGGCCTCAAGCTCAACAACCCCGCAGGCCACCTGGACCCTGGCGAGTCTCCCATCCAGGCCTGCGCGCGCGAGGTGCTGGAAGAAACCGCCCACGATTTTGTGCCCACGGCGCTGCTTGGCGTGTACCTCAATCGCTTCACCAAGACGCGCACGGGTGAAGACCTCACCTACATGCGTTTTGCATTTGCGGGCACGCTGGGCACGCACCATGATTGGCGCACCCTGGACACTGGCATCGTGCGCACGCTGTGGCTCACGGCCGACGAGATACGTGCCTGCCCTGAGCGGCACCGCAGCCCCTTGTTGCTGCGTTGCCTGGAGGACTATCTGGCAGGCCAGCGTTTTCCACTGACGCTGGTGCACACCGACAGTTCGGTCACCGAGCCTGTTGCGCAGTGAGCGGCGCAGTGGCGGCCGGCAGGCTGCCTGGTGGCTGACATTTTTTTGCACTGCATGTAACCCGTAGCCTCCCGGAGGCGAATTACAAGGCAGAGCGCGCGGCAATGTGCCACGTGATCTACCCACCCTTGATTCACCCCTCACCGTTACGGAGTTCACCATGCTGTCTACCCAAGCCAAGTCCACCGCCTCTTTCGCCCTGACCGCTGCCCTGCTGGCACTGGCCTCCACCAGCTTTGCCGCCGATCTGCCCAAGGGTGCCAAGGGCGCCGCCATTGGTGCCAACGACACCGTGCATTGCTACAACGTGCACGACTGCAAGGGCAACAGCGACTGCTCCACCGCCGAGCACGGCTGCAAGGGCCAGAATGCCTGCAAAGGTCACGGCTTCAAGGCCAAGACGGCTGCCCAATGCCTGATGGACAAGGGCACCATCGGCGACATCAAGAGCTAACCCCCTGAGTCGCTTCGCGCCTTCCCCCAAGGGGGACGCCCCCAGCGCGGCGGGGCGGCCCTTGCGCGGGGGTACTCGCCTTGGCCGTAACCGTTTCATAGGTCTCATGGGGCGCGATGCGCCTTGGGCAGCGGATCTTTCAGCCATGACACACAACCCCATCGCCACGCGCGGCACAGGCTTTGGCCTGGGGCTGCGCACGCAGCACTACGCCGATTTTCTGGCCCGCCAGCAGCCGCTGGACTGGCTGGAAATCATCACCGACAACTACCTCATCGACGGCGGAAAACCGCTGGCCATGCTCGACGCCATCCGGCGCGACTACCCGGTGGCTATGCATGGTGTGGCCATGTCGATTGGCGCCGCGCAGGGCGTGGATGTGGCCTACCTGCAGCGCGTGAAGGCGCTGGCCGACCGCATCGAGCCGCTGTGGGTGTCCGACCACC includes:
- a CDS encoding riboflavin synthase subunit alpha, which produces MFTGIVQATAGIAAIHDRAGLRTFTLDFPEGFCQDLAIGASVSTDGVCLTVTDILSPTQANFDVMLQSLNITTLGSYAQGDRVNVERAAKDGAEIGGHPLSGHVDFTGTLIERREFDNNLVWRVAVPEAFRRYVFAKGYIAIHGASLTVAEVNRQEGWFEIWMIPETRRATVFENKQVGDRLNIEIERSTQVVVDTVREAVQESLGRLQPVLEALLKEKGLSLDDFVQAPVLPH
- a CDS encoding NUDIX hydrolase — encoded protein: MPHRWKPNVTVAALIERDGRFLLVEEETTDGLKLNNPAGHLDPGESPIQACAREVLEETAHDFVPTALLGVYLNRFTKTRTGEDLTYMRFAFAGTLGTHHDWRTLDTGIVRTLWLTADEIRACPERHRSPLLLRCLEDYLAGQRFPLTLVHTDSSVTEPVAQ
- a CDS encoding GNAT family N-acetyltransferase encodes the protein MSVVVRPLALSDLADLLAVQRTCYGDGFVEGGEVFARRLASPANCSLVLERDGQMCAYLAAYRTAWGKITPLHGDFEAVARPDTLYLHDMAVLPACAGQGLARALLQPLWAQAVEQGMRHSALVSVQGSQTYWERQGYAPQPLDDATQRAGLGGYGEGAVYMVRSL